CGGTGCGACTTCGTCCAGAAGGCGCGCATCGACCCGATAGACGGACAACGCGTCCGCGACGATCGCACGCACCTGGTCGTCGATGGCACGACTGGAGCCGTCGACGTCCACCTTCGAGGACGAGCACACCGGGAGCTTCTCCACCGACTGCGGGTAGTCACACTCGTGCGATCTGCCGACCATGGACTCCTCGAAGCCGAGGGCGCAGACGATCTCCGTCGCACTGGCGATCAGGGAAATGACCCGGTGTTCGGTCATGACGTGCCTCCCGCCGCCACGGCACGGCCGGCCGCGGGCAAGAGATCGCAGAAGGCGAAGCCGTCCCGCTCCGTGACCTCCCCGATCTCGATTCCGATCGCCCGGTCGAAGACAGGCCCGTCGAACACGAACGTGTGGAACTCTCCGTTCTCGCCGCAGGGATCGACCTCAGCGGGCAACTCCGCAAGAAAGGCGTCGTCGAACGTTCGCCCAACGAAGGAGACCGGCAGCACGGCCGGGTTGACGCACACGGTCAGCGCCCGGAAACCGTCGCGGATGAAGGCCCGGGCCAGTTCGTCCGTGGGCGAGTGCCAGATCGGAAACTCGCACTCCAGACCTGCCTCCGCAAGCTGGCGCACGCGGTACTCCCGGAGATCCTCGAGGAACAGATCACCGAAGCCGACGCGCCGGATGCCGGTCTCGCGCAGCCGCCGGAACGCCTTCCCCATCTCCCGTTCGTAGACTACGTTCGACGGCTCCGGCGGCACGACGACCTCGACAAGCGGCAGACCGATCGACTCCGCCTG
Above is a window of Acidobacteriota bacterium DNA encoding:
- a CDS encoding adenine nucleotide alpha hydrolase, encoding MPEPIALCFSGGKDSCLALQELRRADRFEVVELITTVTDAFDRVSMHGVRRSLLREQAESIGLPLVEVVVPPEPSNVVYEREMGKAFRRLRETGIRRVGFGDLFLEDLREYRVRQLAEAGLECEFPIWHSPTDELARAFIRDGFRALTVCVNPAVLPVSFVGRTFDDAFLAELPAEVDPCGENGEFHTFVFDGPVFDRAIGIEIGEVTERDGFAFCDLLPAAGRAVAAGGTS